A genomic region of Gallaecimonas xiamenensis 3-C-1 contains the following coding sequences:
- the gmk gene encoding guanylate kinase, producing the protein MRRGNLFILSAPSGAGKSSLIKALLEQHGQDGSLAVSVSHTTRQTRPGEENGVHYHFVAVEEFKALIAKEAFFEWAEVFGNFYGTSRLAVEEQLAKGIDVFLDIDWQGARQVREMMPDAIGIFILPPSRQELERRLIGRGQDSSDTIAHRMSEAVSEMSHYDEYQYLLVNDDFDDTLDKLRAVVLSARQRLASQQQAHSALLDALLAVK; encoded by the coding sequence ATGCGACGCGGTAACCTCTTTATCCTTTCCGCCCCCAGTGGGGCCGGTAAATCCAGCCTGATTAAGGCCCTGCTCGAGCAGCATGGCCAGGACGGCAGCCTGGCGGTGTCTGTTTCCCACACCACCCGTCAGACCCGCCCCGGTGAAGAGAACGGCGTTCATTACCACTTTGTGGCGGTGGAAGAATTCAAGGCGCTGATCGCCAAGGAAGCCTTCTTCGAGTGGGCCGAGGTGTTCGGCAACTTTTACGGCACCTCCCGCCTGGCGGTGGAAGAGCAGCTGGCCAAGGGCATAGACGTCTTCCTGGATATCGACTGGCAGGGCGCCCGCCAGGTGCGGGAGATGATGCCAGACGCCATCGGCATCTTTATCCTGCCCCCCAGCCGCCAAGAGCTGGAGCGCCGCCTCATTGGCCGTGGCCAGGACAGCAGCGACACCATAGCCCACCGCATGAGCGAGGCGGTGTCGGAGATGTCCCACTACGACGAATACCAGTATTTGCTGGTCAACGACGACTTTGACGACACCCTGGATAAACTGCGCGCCGTGGTGTTGTCGGCCCGCCAGCGGCTGGCCAGCCAGCAGCAGGCCCATAGCGCACTGCTGGACGCCTTATTGGCGGTTAAGTAA
- the trmH gene encoding tRNA (guanosine(18)-2'-O)-methyltransferase TrmH — MSPERFERIKQVLALRQPDLTLCMDQVHKGHNLSAAVRTADAVGIHEVHGVFPETGVRMRPHTAGGSLNWVKVHRHRTIQDAVAALRAQGMQIVVTNLSEQAKDFRDIDYTKPTALLVGQELQGISQEALDLADHQVVIPMLGMVQSLNVSVASALILYEAQRQRQLAGLYQHCRLPEVEQQRLLFERGYPQLAQQCKRKGLPYPSIDAAGGVQASDQWWQQMRTSGDLHPEP; from the coding sequence ATGAGCCCGGAACGTTTCGAACGCATCAAGCAGGTGCTGGCCCTGCGCCAGCCGGACCTGACCCTGTGCATGGACCAGGTCCACAAGGGCCATAACCTCAGCGCCGCCGTGCGCACCGCCGACGCCGTGGGTATCCACGAGGTGCACGGCGTCTTCCCGGAAACCGGGGTGAGAATGCGCCCCCACACCGCCGGCGGCAGCCTCAACTGGGTCAAGGTGCATCGCCACCGGACCATCCAGGACGCGGTAGCGGCCTTGCGGGCCCAGGGCATGCAGATAGTGGTGACCAACCTCTCCGAGCAGGCCAAAGACTTTCGCGACATCGACTACACCAAGCCCACGGCGCTGCTGGTGGGCCAGGAACTGCAAGGCATCAGCCAGGAAGCCCTGGACCTGGCCGACCACCAGGTGGTGATCCCCATGCTGGGCATGGTGCAGTCCCTGAACGTGTCGGTGGCCAGCGCCCTTATCCTCTACGAGGCCCAGCGCCAGAGGCAATTGGCCGGCCTTTACCAGCATTGCCGCCTGCCCGAAGTGGAGCAGCAGCGGCTGCTGTTCGAGCGGGGCTACCCCCAGCTGGCCCAGCAGTGCAAACGCAAAGGACTGCCCTACCCCTCTATCGATGCAGCGGGAGGCGTCCAGGCCAGCGACCAGTGGTGGCAGCAGATGCGCACCAGTGGCGACCTGCACCCGGAGCCCTAA
- a CDS encoding N-acetylmuramidase domain-containing protein: MTKSIIAAVGRGGTNRRDDVLTVQTLLNRQKTPTFSVQLKEDGMMGPKTLAAIEQFQRTVVHLPRPDGRVDRNGKTLAALNRQASTPTNPSATQLPAISPQTPLTEADFAEAAKALGVEVAAVKAVAQVESQGDAFLASGKPKILFEAHKFSRFTQHRYDGSHPSISSRHWSRALYKGGEKEYDRLKDAMALDREAALKSASWGRFQIMGFNYQLAGFNSVEEMVKAMFASEAKQLAAFLAFIESAGLGKYLKTKDWAKFAEGYNGSGYKANHYDTKLKDAYQNSL, translated from the coding sequence ATGACCAAAAGCATCATCGCGGCAGTGGGCCGAGGTGGCACCAACCGCAGGGACGACGTCCTGACCGTGCAAACCCTGCTTAACCGCCAGAAGACACCGACCTTCTCGGTACAGTTGAAAGAAGACGGCATGATGGGCCCCAAAACCCTGGCCGCCATAGAGCAATTCCAGCGAACCGTGGTCCATTTGCCGAGGCCGGACGGCCGGGTCGACCGCAACGGCAAGACCCTGGCCGCCTTGAACCGCCAAGCCAGCACCCCAACCAACCCTTCGGCCACCCAGCTGCCGGCCATCAGCCCCCAGACGCCCCTGACCGAGGCCGACTTTGCCGAAGCGGCCAAGGCTTTGGGCGTTGAGGTCGCAGCGGTCAAGGCGGTGGCCCAGGTGGAGAGCCAAGGGGATGCCTTCTTGGCGTCCGGCAAGCCCAAGATACTGTTCGAGGCCCATAAGTTTTCCCGCTTTACCCAGCACCGCTACGACGGCAGCCATCCGTCTATCTCCAGCCGCCACTGGAGCCGGGCCCTCTATAAAGGGGGCGAGAAGGAATACGACCGCCTGAAAGACGCCATGGCCCTTGACCGGGAGGCCGCCTTGAAATCCGCGTCCTGGGGGCGCTTCCAAATCATGGGCTTTAACTACCAGTTGGCAGGGTTCAACTCGGTGGAAGAAATGGTCAAGGCCATGTTTGCTTCAGAAGCAAAACAATTGGCGGCTTTCCTGGCCTTCATCGAAAGTGCCGGCCTGGGCAAGTACCTCAAGACCAAAGATTGGGCCAAGTTTGCCGAGGGCTACAATGGGTCCGGCTACAAGGCCAACCATTACGACACCAAGCTCAAAGACGCTTACCAAAACAGTTTGTAG
- the rpoZ gene encoding DNA-directed RNA polymerase subunit omega has product MARVTVEDAVEQVGNRFDLVLLAARRARQIATQGKDALVAPENDKATVIALREIEKGLIDVAKLDAEDARMQKEQEAAELAAVSAIANGGLE; this is encoded by the coding sequence ATGGCTCGTGTAACTGTTGAAGACGCCGTCGAACAAGTCGGTAACCGTTTTGACCTGGTGCTGCTGGCCGCCCGCCGCGCCCGCCAGATCGCCACTCAGGGTAAAGACGCCCTGGTCGCCCCCGAGAACGACAAGGCCACCGTTATCGCCCTGCGTGAAATCGAAAAAGGCCTGATCGACGTTGCCAAACTGGACGCCGAAGACGCCCGTATGCAAAAAGAGCAGGAAGCTGCCGAGCTGGCCGCTGTTTCCGCCATCGCCAACGGCGGTCTGGAATAA
- the recG gene encoding ATP-dependent DNA helicase RecG, protein MAAPDLGLVTPISALKGVGPKVAEKLERLGLKTVPDLWFHLPLRYEDRTRLCPIADLLPGMHIGVLAEVVKAEVVFGRRRMMVVTVADGTGSATLRFFNFSAAQKNSFSPGKWVRAFGEIRTGKVRLEIIHPEYKLTDEGVTPELEESLTPVYPTTEGLRQQTLRGIVEQGLDYLPATLQELLPPLLNPHRLPLAEALRLVHRPPPDVPLGDLEAGSHPAQQRLVLEELLAQQLSLLKLRAHHQHHQAVAMDGKGDLEARFLAALPYNPTGAQDRVVADIHRDLAQPRPMMRLVQGDVGAGKTLVAALAALRAISNGYQVALMAPTEILAEQHALNFSQWLEPLGIRVSWLAGKLKAKARAQALADLASGASQLAVGTHALFQNDVDFANLALVIIDEQHRFGVHQRLTLREKGRQGEHYPHQLIMTATPIPRTLAMAAYADLDSSIIDELPPGRTPVTTVAVPDGRRDQVIARVRDACLEGRQAYWVCTLVEESEVLEAQAAEATAQALKEALPQLKVGLVHGRMKPADKQQVMAAFKAGELNLLVATTVIEVGVDVPNASLMIIENPERLGLAQLHQLRGRVGRGSTASHCVLLYHAPLSPTATARLGVLRDSNDGFVIAQRDLEIRGPGELLGTRQTGVAELRIADLVRDAHLLPKVQHAAQQLLRGHPDQAEALCQRWLAGREGYANA, encoded by the coding sequence ATGGCGGCTCCGGACCTCGGCCTTGTTACCCCCATCAGCGCCCTCAAGGGGGTCGGCCCCAAGGTGGCGGAAAAGCTTGAACGCCTGGGCCTGAAGACGGTCCCCGATCTCTGGTTCCACCTGCCGCTGCGCTATGAAGACCGCACCCGCCTCTGCCCTATTGCCGATCTGCTGCCAGGCATGCATATCGGGGTGCTGGCCGAAGTGGTCAAGGCGGAAGTGGTGTTTGGCCGCCGCCGGATGATGGTGGTGACGGTGGCAGACGGTACCGGCTCCGCCACCCTGCGCTTTTTCAACTTTTCCGCCGCCCAGAAGAACAGTTTCAGCCCGGGCAAATGGGTCCGAGCCTTTGGGGAGATCCGCACCGGCAAGGTGCGCCTGGAGATCATCCACCCCGAGTACAAGCTCACCGACGAAGGGGTAACCCCCGAGCTGGAAGAGAGTCTGACCCCCGTCTACCCCACCACCGAAGGGCTGCGCCAGCAGACCTTGCGCGGCATCGTCGAGCAGGGCCTCGACTACCTGCCCGCCACCTTGCAAGAGCTGCTGCCGCCGCTCCTTAACCCCCACCGCTTGCCCCTGGCCGAGGCCCTGCGCCTGGTGCACAGGCCGCCGCCGGACGTGCCCCTTGGGGACCTGGAAGCCGGCAGCCACCCGGCCCAGCAACGGCTGGTGCTGGAAGAGCTGCTGGCCCAGCAATTGTCGCTACTGAAATTGCGCGCCCACCACCAGCACCACCAGGCGGTGGCCATGGACGGCAAAGGGGACTTGGAAGCACGCTTCCTGGCCGCCCTGCCCTACAACCCCACCGGCGCCCAAGACAGGGTGGTGGCCGACATTCACCGGGACCTGGCCCAGCCCAGGCCGATGATGCGGCTGGTGCAAGGGGACGTGGGCGCCGGCAAGACCCTGGTGGCAGCGCTGGCGGCGCTGCGGGCCATCAGCAACGGCTACCAGGTGGCGCTGATGGCCCCCACCGAAATTTTGGCCGAGCAGCATGCCCTTAACTTCAGCCAGTGGCTTGAGCCCCTGGGTATCCGGGTCAGCTGGCTGGCCGGTAAGCTCAAGGCCAAAGCCCGGGCCCAGGCCCTTGCCGATCTGGCCAGCGGCGCCAGCCAACTGGCGGTGGGCACCCATGCCCTGTTCCAAAACGACGTGGACTTTGCCAACCTGGCGCTGGTGATCATCGACGAGCAGCACCGTTTCGGGGTGCACCAGCGGCTGACCCTTAGGGAAAAGGGCCGCCAGGGCGAGCATTACCCCCATCAGCTGATCATGACCGCCACCCCCATTCCCCGCACCCTGGCCATGGCCGCCTATGCCGATTTGGACAGTTCCATCATCGACGAGCTGCCGCCGGGCCGCACCCCGGTCACCACGGTGGCGGTGCCGGACGGCCGCCGCGACCAGGTAATAGCCCGGGTGCGCGACGCCTGCCTGGAAGGGCGCCAAGCCTATTGGGTCTGCACCCTGGTGGAAGAGTCAGAGGTATTGGAAGCCCAGGCCGCCGAGGCCACCGCCCAGGCCCTCAAAGAAGCCTTGCCGCAGCTAAAGGTGGGCTTGGTCCATGGCCGCATGAAGCCGGCCGACAAGCAGCAGGTGATGGCCGCCTTCAAGGCCGGAGAGCTCAACCTGCTGGTGGCCACCACTGTTATCGAGGTAGGGGTAGACGTGCCCAATGCCTCCTTGATGATCATCGAAAACCCCGAACGCCTGGGCCTGGCCCAGCTGCACCAGCTGCGCGGCCGGGTGGGCCGTGGCAGCACCGCATCCCACTGCGTGCTGCTCTACCACGCGCCGCTCTCCCCCACCGCCACTGCCCGGCTGGGGGTGCTGCGGGACTCCAACGACGGCTTTGTCATCGCCCAGCGGGACTTGGAGATTCGTGGCCCAGGTGAACTGCTTGGCACCCGCCAGACCGGGGTGGCGGAGCTGCGTATCGCCGACCTGGTACGGGACGCCCACCTGCTGCCCAAGGTGCAACACGCCGCCCAGCAACTGCTGCGCGGCCACCCCGACCAGGCCGAGGCCCTGTGCCAGCGCTGGCTGGCTGGCCGAGAAGGCTACGCCAACGCCTGA
- a CDS encoding TonB-dependent receptor — MTSPKSFALAPLALALAMPALADDNSTETLVVTASRAPQQISDIAATVWVISGDDLRAKIDTGSDLKDALARLIPSLDAGSQSRTNYAQNMRGRGVLVMIDGVSLNSTRGISRQFESIDPFNIARIEVLSGATAIYGGGATGGIINIITKSADSQELALESQVSVQSGFETSDDYQWKLAQSISGGTDSLKGRLAVAYEKIGGLYNADGDLVLPDITQNSSQFSDALDLMGKLEWQLAEHQQLSFTGQYYDNEQDSDYGVYLGPNLAGLSDPSVIEPRKGLSLDKQPQTRRHQFNLTYNNSDLLGQQLMVQLYDRSEAIRFFPFPSTYRPFGQTLPMIGASQQDTDIQGAKLVMLSDWQNLRLTYGVDAEKESFTANQRIYSASAALASGGLDYQLERTLKRYPDIDNRSLAAFAQAQWALTDNLKLNGGLRFQNIENKVGSIVPILQQYLGDLGVYQQLGMQAQADAVPGGKADYDVWTGNLGLVYQLAAGQQLWANYSEGFDLPDPAKYYGNGVYDQSGSGPVLLQGVSVADNKLKGIKTDSMELGWRLSDGGLDLQVAAYYSQSDKTISYDRTNLAVKVNDDKTRIYGLEAKADYQFDQGYYSGASFHVLKSETKAGSDWQKLTASTASPNSATLYGGWRGDKTWVDLNWQFLANYNAQGQHLEGYDVLNLGVGYQLPAGELRFGVQNLLNEDYETLWSQRAQILYANLSNPALFSYEGRGRTYALSYSLNW; from the coding sequence ATGACCTCTCCCAAGTCCTTCGCCCTGGCGCCTTTGGCGCTGGCCCTTGCCATGCCGGCCCTGGCTGACGACAACAGCACCGAGACCCTGGTGGTTACGGCCAGCCGGGCACCCCAACAGATCAGCGACATTGCTGCCACCGTCTGGGTGATAAGCGGCGACGACTTGCGGGCCAAGATAGACACCGGCAGTGACCTCAAAGACGCCCTGGCCCGGTTGATCCCCAGCCTGGATGCCGGTAGCCAGAGCCGCACCAACTACGCCCAGAACATGCGGGGCCGTGGCGTGCTGGTGATGATTGACGGGGTCTCCCTCAACTCCACCCGGGGTATCAGCCGCCAGTTTGAATCCATCGACCCCTTTAACATCGCCCGCATCGAGGTGCTGTCCGGGGCCACAGCCATTTACGGTGGCGGCGCCACCGGCGGCATTATCAACATCATCACCAAGTCTGCCGACAGCCAGGAGCTGGCCCTGGAAAGCCAGGTCAGCGTTCAAAGCGGCTTCGAAACCTCCGACGACTACCAGTGGAAGCTGGCCCAGTCCATCAGCGGCGGCACCGACAGCCTCAAGGGCCGGCTGGCGGTGGCCTACGAGAAAATCGGCGGTCTCTACAACGCCGACGGCGACCTGGTGCTGCCAGACATCACCCAGAACTCCAGCCAGTTCAGCGACGCCCTGGACCTGATGGGCAAACTGGAATGGCAACTGGCCGAGCATCAGCAACTGAGCTTTACCGGCCAGTACTACGACAACGAGCAGGACAGCGACTACGGCGTATACCTTGGCCCCAACCTGGCCGGCTTGAGTGACCCGTCCGTTATCGAACCACGCAAGGGCCTGTCCCTGGACAAGCAGCCCCAGACCCGTCGCCACCAGTTCAACCTGACCTACAACAACAGCGATCTGCTGGGCCAGCAGCTGATGGTGCAGCTCTATGACCGCAGCGAAGCCATCCGCTTCTTCCCCTTCCCCAGCACCTACCGGCCTTTCGGCCAGACCCTGCCGATGATCGGCGCCTCCCAGCAGGACACCGATATCCAGGGTGCCAAGCTGGTGATGCTGTCCGACTGGCAGAACCTGCGCCTGACCTACGGGGTGGATGCGGAGAAGGAGTCCTTCACCGCCAACCAGCGTATCTACAGCGCCAGTGCCGCCCTGGCTTCCGGCGGCCTTGACTACCAGCTGGAGCGCACCCTCAAGCGCTACCCGGATATCGACAACCGCAGCCTGGCCGCCTTCGCCCAGGCCCAATGGGCCCTGACCGACAACCTCAAGCTCAACGGCGGCCTGCGCTTCCAGAACATCGAAAACAAGGTGGGCAGCATAGTGCCCATCCTGCAGCAGTACCTGGGGGATCTGGGGGTCTATCAGCAGCTTGGCATGCAGGCCCAGGCCGACGCCGTACCCGGCGGCAAGGCCGACTACGACGTGTGGACCGGCAACCTGGGCCTGGTTTACCAACTGGCCGCCGGCCAACAGCTGTGGGCCAACTACTCCGAAGGCTTTGACCTGCCCGACCCGGCCAAATACTACGGCAACGGCGTCTACGACCAGAGCGGCTCCGGCCCGGTGCTGCTGCAAGGGGTGTCGGTGGCGGACAACAAGCTCAAGGGCATCAAGACCGACTCCATGGAACTGGGCTGGCGCCTGTCCGATGGCGGCCTGGACCTGCAAGTGGCGGCCTACTATTCCCAGTCCGACAAGACCATCAGCTATGACCGCACCAACCTGGCGGTCAAGGTCAACGACGACAAAACCCGCATCTACGGCCTGGAAGCCAAGGCCGACTACCAGTTCGACCAGGGCTATTACAGCGGGGCCAGCTTCCATGTACTCAAGAGCGAAACCAAGGCCGGCAGCGACTGGCAGAAGCTGACTGCCAGCACCGCCAGCCCCAACAGCGCCACCCTTTACGGCGGCTGGCGCGGCGACAAGACCTGGGTCGACCTGAACTGGCAGTTCCTGGCCAATTACAATGCCCAGGGCCAGCACCTGGAAGGCTACGACGTATTGAACCTGGGTGTCGGCTACCAGCTGCCGGCTGGGGAGCTGCGTTTTGGGGTGCAGAACCTGTTGAACGAAGACTACGAAACCCTGTGGAGCCAGCGGGCGCAGATCCTTTACGCCAACCTGTCCAACCCGGCGCTGTTCAGCTACGAGGGCAGAGGCCGTACCTACGCATTGAGCTACAGCTTGAACTGGTAA
- the spoT gene encoding bifunctional GTP diphosphokinase/guanosine-3',5'-bis pyrophosphate 3'-pyrophosphohydrolase has protein sequence MYLFEGLKARLTSYLDQEQVELIRQAYVLARDAHEGQARSSGEPYITHPVAVTGILADMRLDHETLCAALMHDTIEDTPVTKAQIAEQFGDAVAELVEGVSKLDKIQFNSKEEAQAENFRKMIMAMTQDIRVILIKLADRTHNMRTLGALRPDKKRRIARETLEIYAPLANRLGIHNIKNELEELGFEALHPMRQRVLRESVKRATGNRKQLIDNIKDAIGGRLDEQHIPGQVKGREKHLYSLYNKMRNKELQFHEVMDIIAFRIIVKDLDTCYRVLGAMHNLYKPKPGRFKDYIAIPKANGYQSLHTTLVGPHGVPIEIQVRTDDMDLMADRGVAAHWLYKKDGENSGTTAQVRARRWMQSLLDLQQSAGNSFEFIENVKSDLFPDEIYVFTPDGRILELPAGATPVDFAYAVHTDVGHGCVGARVDRQPYPLSMPLENGQTVEVITSPGARPNAAWLNFVVTSRARAKIRSHLKLLKSEEAILLGKRLLNHALGGVKLDELPKDKLQAVLESTHSASLDELLANIGLGNAMSIVVARRLQDLEDDGAKKPGATGRNKLPIRGAEGMLVTFARCCRPIPGDAIVAHMSPGKGLVVHQESCGNISGWQSDPVRFIPVQWEEGIDGEFITEVRVDILNHQGALATLTSAISSAGASIQNLNTEERDSRLYSIYVQLTTHNRVHLAHVIRRIRKVPEVVRIARAKRA, from the coding sequence GTGTATCTGTTTGAGGGCTTGAAAGCGCGCCTGACCAGCTATCTGGATCAGGAGCAGGTGGAACTCATCAGGCAGGCCTATGTGCTGGCCCGGGACGCCCATGAAGGGCAGGCCCGATCCTCAGGTGAGCCCTACATCACCCACCCCGTTGCGGTGACCGGCATCCTGGCGGACATGCGTCTCGACCACGAGACCCTCTGTGCCGCCCTGATGCACGACACCATAGAGGACACCCCGGTCACCAAGGCCCAGATCGCCGAGCAATTTGGCGACGCCGTGGCCGAACTGGTGGAAGGGGTGTCCAAGCTCGACAAGATCCAGTTCAACTCCAAGGAAGAGGCCCAGGCGGAGAACTTCCGCAAGATGATCATGGCCATGACCCAGGATATCCGGGTCATCCTCATCAAGCTGGCCGACCGCACCCACAATATGCGTACCCTGGGCGCCCTGCGTCCGGACAAAAAGCGCCGTATTGCCAGGGAAACCCTGGAGATCTACGCACCACTGGCCAACCGCCTGGGTATCCACAACATCAAGAACGAGTTGGAGGAACTGGGCTTCGAGGCCCTGCACCCCATGCGCCAGCGGGTATTGCGCGAGTCGGTCAAGCGCGCCACCGGCAACCGCAAGCAGCTTATCGACAATATCAAGGACGCCATCGGCGGCCGCCTCGACGAGCAACATATCCCGGGTCAGGTCAAAGGCCGGGAAAAGCACCTCTACTCCCTGTACAACAAGATGCGTAACAAGGAACTACAGTTCCACGAGGTGATGGACATCATCGCCTTTCGCATCATCGTCAAGGATCTCGACACCTGCTACCGGGTGCTGGGGGCCATGCACAACCTGTACAAACCCAAGCCCGGCCGCTTCAAAGACTACATCGCCATTCCCAAGGCCAACGGTTACCAGTCCCTGCACACCACCCTGGTGGGCCCCCACGGGGTGCCCATCGAGATCCAGGTGCGCACCGACGACATGGACCTGATGGCAGACCGGGGTGTGGCGGCCCACTGGCTGTACAAGAAAGACGGCGAGAATTCCGGCACCACGGCCCAGGTCAGGGCCCGCCGCTGGATGCAAAGCCTGCTGGATTTGCAGCAAAGTGCCGGCAACTCCTTCGAATTTATCGAAAACGTCAAAAGCGACCTGTTCCCGGACGAGATCTACGTCTTCACCCCGGACGGCCGCATCCTGGAACTGCCGGCCGGCGCCACCCCGGTGGACTTTGCCTACGCCGTGCATACCGACGTGGGCCACGGCTGTGTCGGCGCCCGGGTGGACCGCCAGCCCTATCCCCTGTCCATGCCGCTGGAAAACGGCCAGACGGTGGAGGTGATCACCAGCCCCGGCGCCCGCCCCAACGCTGCCTGGCTCAACTTCGTGGTGACCAGCCGCGCGCGGGCCAAAATTCGCTCCCACCTCAAGCTGCTCAAGTCCGAAGAGGCCATCCTCCTCGGCAAGCGCCTGCTCAACCACGCCCTGGGCGGGGTTAAGCTCGACGAACTGCCCAAAGACAAGCTGCAGGCGGTGCTGGAAAGCACCCACAGCGCCAGCCTCGACGAACTGCTGGCCAATATCGGCCTTGGCAATGCCATGAGCATAGTGGTGGCTCGCCGCCTGCAAGACTTGGAAGACGACGGTGCCAAGAAGCCGGGCGCCACCGGGCGCAACAAGCTGCCGATCCGTGGCGCCGAAGGCATGCTGGTGACCTTTGCCCGCTGCTGCCGCCCCATTCCCGGGGACGCCATAGTGGCCCATATGAGCCCCGGCAAGGGCCTGGTAGTGCACCAGGAGTCCTGCGGCAATATCAGCGGCTGGCAGTCCGATCCGGTGCGCTTTATCCCGGTGCAGTGGGAAGAAGGTATAGACGGGGAATTCATCACCGAAGTGCGGGTGGACATCCTCAACCACCAGGGCGCCCTGGCCACCCTGACCTCGGCCATTTCCAGCGCCGGTGCCAGCATCCAGAACCTCAACACCGAGGAACGGGACAGCCGTCTCTACTCCATCTACGTGCAGCTCACCACCCATAACAGGGTGCACCTGGCCCATGTGATACGCCGTATCCGTAAGGTACCGGAAGTGGTGCGTATCGCCAGGGCCAAGCGCGCATGA
- a CDS encoding epoxyqueuosine reductase QueH → MSDLIRPSLTLPNGEQKLLLHSCCAPCSGEVMEAIQAAGIDYTIFFYNPNIHPEREYLLRKEENIHFAQQHNVPFVDADYDTDNWFERARGMEWEPERGVRCTMCFDMRFERTALYAHEHGFKVISSSLGISRWKNMQQINDCGHRAAAPYPGMAYWDYNWRKGGGSARMVEIAKRERFYQQEYCGCVYSLRDTNQHRKAQGRGIIKLGVQYYGDDD, encoded by the coding sequence ATGAGCGACCTTATTCGCCCCTCTTTAACCCTGCCCAACGGCGAACAGAAACTGCTGCTGCACTCCTGTTGCGCTCCCTGCTCGGGGGAGGTGATGGAAGCCATACAGGCCGCCGGTATCGACTACACCATCTTCTTCTACAACCCCAATATCCATCCCGAACGTGAGTACCTGCTGCGCAAGGAAGAGAACATCCACTTTGCCCAGCAGCACAATGTGCCCTTCGTTGACGCCGACTACGACACCGACAACTGGTTCGAGCGGGCCCGGGGCATGGAATGGGAACCGGAGCGGGGGGTGCGCTGCACCATGTGTTTCGACATGCGCTTTGAGCGCACCGCCCTTTATGCCCATGAACACGGCTTTAAGGTTATCTCCAGCTCCCTGGGGATTTCCCGCTGGAAGAACATGCAGCAGATCAACGACTGCGGCCACAGGGCTGCGGCCCCCTACCCCGGCATGGCTTACTGGGATTACAACTGGCGCAAAGGAGGCGGTAGCGCCCGCATGGTGGAGATCGCCAAGCGCGAGCGCTTCTATCAGCAGGAATACTGCGGCTGCGTTTATTCCCTGCGCGACACCAACCAGCACCGTAAGGCCCAAGGGCGGGGCATCATCAAGCTGGGGGTGCAGTATTACGGGGATGACGACTAA